A stretch of Polypterus senegalus isolate Bchr_013 chromosome 3, ASM1683550v1, whole genome shotgun sequence DNA encodes these proteins:
- the LOC120524916 gene encoding pre-miRNA 5'-monophosphate methyltransferase, protein MAGPTNAEREDPGAAPYGNFINYYSFNPPENRLTLVPSDLLKEVGAGDGQTTLVLDVGCNSGELTVALYRHLLGDDGASMGPREGQALCLLGCDLDAALIHRAAGNNPFPGAISFLPLDITDQPACDTILSSYLSRFNQVFFDLCTCLAVTMWVHLNHGDAGLLKMLSSLAVRCRYLLLEVQPWKCYQSAARRLRKLGRRDFEHFKELQIRGDVECRIREYLEAECQMELLRSFGSTSWKRNLLLFKRTTMTK, encoded by the exons ATGGCGGGGCCCACGAACGCCGAACGTGAAGACCCTGGAGCTGCACCTTACGGAAACTTTATCAATTACTACAGTTTCAATCCCCCCGAGAACCGACTGACCCTCGTGCCATCGGACTTGCTAAAGGAAGTCGGCGCTGGAGATGGGCAAACGACGCTCGTATTGGACGTGGGCTGCAACTCCGGG GAGCTGACTGTTGCCCTGTACCGACACCTCCTTGGCGATGACGGTGCCTCCATGGGCCCAAGGGAAGGCCAGGCACTGTGCCTCCTGGGCTGTGACTTGGATGCGGCTCTCATCCACAGAGCTGCAGGCAATAACCCCTTCCCCGGCGCCATCAGCTTCCTCCCACTGGACATCACTGACCAACCGGCGTGCGACACCATCCTGAGCTCCTATTTGAGCCGGTTCAACCAGGTTTTCTTTGACCTTTGCACGTGTCTCGCTGTGACCATGTGGGTGCACCTGAACCACGGGGACGCGGGTCTGCTCAAGATGCTGTCCAGCCTAGCCGTCCGCTGCCGCTACCTGCTCCTGGAGGTCCAGCCCTGGAAGTGCTACCAGTCAGCCGCCCGGCGTCTCCGGAAACTCGGCCGCCGAGACTTTGAGCACTTCAAGGAGCTGCAGATCCGGGGGGACGTAGAGTGCAGGATCCGGGAATACCTGGAAGCCGAGTGCCAGATGGAACTGCTCCGCAGCTTTGGCAGCACGTCGTGGAAGCGCAACCTTCTGCTCTTCAAAAGGACGACGATGACAAAGTGA